In 'Nostoc azollae' 0708, the following are encoded in one genomic region:
- a CDS encoding SMP-30/gluconolactonase/LRE family protein, translating to MVYRSGITEPNQGYGGEQEQAGSYVYRFEPPTGEIYPVVTDMVHPNGVACSPDESLLYISDTAAFNISSGAHYIPPSAP from the coding sequence TTGGTTTACCGATCCGGAATTACCGAGCCAAATCAAGGGTATGGTGGCGAACAAGAACAAGCTGGAAGTTACGTATATCGCTTTGAACCACCAACAGGTGAGATTTATCCTGTAGTGACAGATATGGTGCATCCTAACGGAGTGGCGTGTAGTCCTGATGAAAGCCTCTTGTATATTTCAGATACAGCTGCATTTAATATTTCCAGCGGGGCGCATTATATCCCACCTTCGGCACCCTAA